AAAGAACTCACCGACCCCAAAAAGGCTATCCCCTCCTTCCACATAGAGCTCGATGACGACAACATCTTCCTCTGGAACATCGGCATCATGGTGCTCAACAAAGACTCCATGTACCACGGCGGCTATTTCAAGGGCCAGATGCGGTTCCCATCGGATTTCCCCTTCGCACCGCCCACCTTCAGGTTCACGCCGGCCATCTACCATCCCAACGTTTACCGTGATGGCCGTTTGTGCATCTCCATTTTGCACCAGGGTGGAGATCCCACCTCGGACGAACCTGATTCCGAGACGTGGACTCCAGCCCAGACAGTTGAGAGTGTTTTGATCTCGATTGTATCGCTTTTGGAGGATCCAAATGTCTCTTCTCCTGCCAATATTGACGCCTCTGTGGAGTTCAGAAAGAACCCAGAAGcctacaagaagaaggtgttgcacgaagttgaaagatCGAAAGCTGATATTCCAGAAGACTTTATCATGCCTGAGTCGGAATTTGCAGCCTACAGCAGCAGCTCTGCTAAGGCCAGAGAGCACGAACACGAACCTGTCGACGAAGACTTCTGGTACGACAGCGAGGAGGAAGAAAGCTTTGATGAGGAAAGCTTGATGGACGACATGGACGACCGTGAAGAggacgacgatgaagaagaggagg
This window of the Scheffersomyces stipitis CBS 6054 chromosome 6, complete sequence genome carries:
- a CDS encoding ubiquitin-conjugating enzyme (go_function ubiquitin conjugating enzyme activity~go_process protein modification; ubiquitin cycle), which encodes MSSKSAAAILQRQFKELTDPKKAIPSFHIELDDDNIFLWNIGIMVLNKDSMYHGGYFKGQMRFPSDFPFAPPTFRFTPAIYHPNVYRDGRLCISILHQGGDPTSDEPDSETWTPAQTVESVLISIVSLLEDPNVSSPANIDASVEFRKNPEAYKKKVLHEVERSKADIPEDFIMPESEFAAYSSSSAKAREHEHEPVDEDFWYDSEEEESFDEESLMDDMDDREEDDDEEEEEDDDVDMVAK